Proteins encoded within one genomic window of Granulicella pectinivorans:
- a CDS encoding glycoside hydrolase domain-containing protein, which yields MRIAIVSLMMALGGIASCGKKADPAVAGSNVVRPVAMVDPPIKDYVGFDRNDYPGDDAMAELKKQFAYTGYWLTPPPGETVNGWVGKREILKAQGYGFLVLANGRFDQQIKAAKMSPEALGKKDAAAAIAAAKAEGFPAKTILFLDQEEGGRLLAEQAGYLFGWTEAIAASDFRPGVYASGQPAPDEPGKTITTIQDIREHIAKDHLHPIAIWVYQDACAPAGPAPGCVITPPSKDASGTPEVMVWQYAQSPRRPEVTQSCAKTYGTDGNCYAPGSKLLIDMNVAGSADPSHGR from the coding sequence ATGCGGATAGCAATAGTGAGTTTGATGATGGCGCTGGGTGGAATCGCGTCGTGCGGAAAGAAGGCGGATCCGGCCGTTGCGGGTTCGAACGTTGTAAGACCCGTGGCGATGGTGGACCCTCCGATCAAAGACTACGTCGGCTTCGACCGAAACGACTATCCCGGCGACGACGCCATGGCCGAGCTAAAAAAGCAGTTCGCCTATACCGGCTACTGGCTTACCCCGCCCCCGGGCGAGACGGTCAATGGGTGGGTCGGCAAGCGCGAGATCCTCAAAGCGCAGGGATATGGCTTCCTTGTGCTGGCGAATGGCCGGTTCGATCAACAGATCAAGGCGGCGAAGATGTCGCCGGAAGCGTTAGGGAAAAAGGATGCGGCGGCGGCCATCGCGGCGGCGAAGGCCGAGGGCTTTCCCGCAAAGACGATTCTCTTTCTGGATCAGGAGGAAGGTGGGCGGCTGCTGGCAGAGCAGGCTGGGTACCTGTTTGGATGGACGGAGGCTATCGCTGCGTCCGATTTCCGTCCTGGGGTCTATGCGAGCGGACAGCCCGCTCCGGATGAACCTGGAAAGACGATTACGACGATTCAGGACATTCGCGAACACATTGCGAAGGATCACCTGCATCCGATTGCGATCTGGGTGTATCAGGATGCGTGTGCCCCCGCGGGTCCGGCTCCGGGATGCGTGATTACGCCGCCCTCGAAGGACGCGAGCGGCACCCCGGAAGTGATGGTTTGGCAGTACGCCCAAAGCCCGCGTCGCCCCGAGGTGACACAATCCTGCGCGAAGACCTATGGCACGGACGGTAACTGCTACGCGCCGGGTTCGAAGCTGCTGATCGACATGAATGTGGCCGGCTCGGCGGATCCAAGCCACGGACGTTAG
- a CDS encoding VWA domain-containing protein → MRTCCLALASLLSLAAHAQDVSTLHATSNLVLVPTLVRNAAGDLLLDLTASDFRLADNGVEQKIAAEHMERQPLAVIVLLQTGGSAPRQFPYYRDVGTMLEYMMGASPHKVGLITFDSQPEEIWDFPVRHDGLDDAFAHPVAGDSGAALLDAVSTAIDVLKRQPEGYRRIILLLSQTHDEGSKARPEQIIERLGESNTTIYSVSFSPSKTWLKDQFTKPRHGNPPYTLSPNLPAVTGTFDLGTPLGMALKAVQADTAAGIASLSGGENLSFANKNDLERQLTLLANHIPNRYTLSFRPSSAQPGFHRIEVQVLHQANEATVAARTGYWAR, encoded by the coding sequence ATGCGGACTTGCTGTCTAGCGCTGGCGTCTCTCCTTAGTCTGGCGGCTCACGCGCAGGATGTCTCAACCCTGCACGCGACGTCGAATCTCGTTCTCGTGCCCACGCTGGTGCGCAACGCAGCGGGTGACCTCCTGCTGGACTTGACCGCCAGCGATTTCCGCCTTGCCGACAACGGAGTCGAACAGAAGATCGCCGCCGAACACATGGAGCGGCAGCCGCTGGCCGTGATCGTGCTCCTCCAGACCGGCGGCAGCGCGCCGCGCCAGTTTCCGTACTATCGCGACGTCGGCACCATGCTCGAGTACATGATGGGTGCGTCGCCGCACAAGGTCGGCCTCATCACCTTCGATAGCCAGCCCGAGGAGATATGGGACTTTCCGGTCCGTCACGATGGCCTTGACGACGCCTTCGCGCACCCGGTCGCGGGCGACTCCGGCGCCGCCCTGCTGGATGCCGTGTCCACCGCGATCGACGTCCTCAAGCGTCAGCCCGAAGGCTACCGCCGCATCATCCTGTTGCTCAGCCAGACCCACGACGAGGGCAGCAAGGCACGCCCCGAACAGATTATCGAACGCCTCGGAGAGAGCAACACCACCATCTACAGCGTGTCTTTCTCCCCTTCGAAGACCTGGCTGAAGGACCAGTTCACCAAGCCGCGTCATGGCAATCCACCCTACACGTTGTCGCCGAACCTCCCGGCGGTCACCGGTACCTTCGACCTCGGTACGCCGCTCGGCATGGCGCTCAAAGCCGTGCAGGCCGACACCGCCGCCGGTATCGCTTCGCTTTCAGGAGGAGAAAACCTCTCCTTCGCGAACAAGAACGATCTCGAACGCCAGCTCACGCTCTTGGCCAACCACATCCCCAACCGTTACACCCTCAGCTTCCGCCCAAGTTCGGCTCAACCCGGCTTCCACCGCATCGAGGTTCAGGTGCTGCACCAGGCGAACGAGGCCACGGTGGCCGCTCGAACCGGATACTGGGCACGGTAG
- a CDS encoding YfiT family bacillithiol transferase: MTTSSSETKDPRYPIGSFQRPDIVTNDDVQYAIFTLGNLPTNLTNATKGLDSGQLDTPYRDGGWTVRQLVHHIADSHMNAFCRIRFALTEKDPVIKPYDENLWAMLHDSAAPIHWSLTLLEGLHARWVMLSQSLTEAQLQRSFLHPVNGPTTIEMATLIYAWHSRHHVAHITHLRKRMDW; the protein is encoded by the coding sequence ATGACGACCTCTTCTTCCGAGACCAAAGACCCCCGTTACCCCATTGGAAGCTTCCAGCGTCCCGACATCGTAACCAACGACGATGTGCAGTACGCCATCTTCACTCTGGGAAATCTGCCCACGAACCTCACGAACGCGACCAAAGGACTGGACTCCGGGCAACTGGATACGCCCTACCGCGATGGCGGCTGGACCGTTCGGCAGCTCGTCCATCACATCGCCGACAGCCACATGAACGCGTTCTGCCGCATCCGTTTCGCGCTGACCGAGAAGGATCCCGTCATCAAGCCGTACGACGAGAACCTCTGGGCCATGCTGCACGATTCCGCAGCTCCCATTCACTGGTCGTTGACCCTGCTGGAGGGCCTGCACGCTCGTTGGGTGATGCTCTCGCAGTCGCTCACCGAGGCGCAGTTGCAGCGGTCGTTTCTCCATCCGGTCAACGGACCCACGACCATCGAGATGGCGACCTTGATCTATGCCTGGCACTCGCGGCATCATGTGGCGCATATCACCCACCTGCGCAAACGCATGGACTGGTAG
- a CDS encoding RNA polymerase sigma factor — translation MAAQEWTIAEQDQFIAEAIEQDTPRLRSFIGKRVFDTGDAEDILQDVFYELIQTYRIMKPVEQVTAWLYRVARNRITDLFRKQKPASLDEPAFTDKDGATLLDLLPSEDDGPDAIYARTLLLDSLDDALEELPEEQREVFLAHELEGRSFKEMSDETGTSINTLLSRKRYAVLHLRRRLEEINRQFVQE, via the coding sequence ATGGCAGCGCAGGAATGGACCATCGCCGAGCAGGACCAGTTCATCGCGGAAGCGATCGAGCAGGACACCCCCCGGCTGCGCAGCTTCATAGGCAAGCGCGTCTTCGATACCGGAGACGCCGAGGACATTCTGCAGGATGTCTTCTATGAGCTCATCCAGACCTACCGCATCATGAAGCCCGTAGAACAGGTGACCGCGTGGCTCTATCGCGTCGCCCGCAATCGCATCACCGATCTGTTTCGCAAGCAGAAGCCCGCGTCGCTCGACGAACCGGCCTTCACGGACAAGGACGGAGCCACCCTGCTCGATCTCCTTCCCTCCGAAGACGACGGCCCGGACGCCATCTACGCCCGCACCCTTCTGCTTGACTCCCTCGACGACGCCCTCGAGGAGCTCCCCGAAGAGCAGCGCGAAGTCTTCCTAGCGCATGAGCTCGAAGGCCGCTCCTTCAAAGAGATGTCCGACGAGACCGGCACCAGCATCAACACGCTCCTCTCGCGCAAACGCTACGCCGTGCTGCATCTGCGCCGGCGGCTTGAGGAGATCAACCGGCAATTCGTTCAGGAATGA